One window of Papaver somniferum cultivar HN1 chromosome 9, ASM357369v1, whole genome shotgun sequence genomic DNA carries:
- the LOC113308440 gene encoding aspartyl protease family protein 1-like isoform X1: MASSCSFSRKYLITLLLVLSMYIQELRNCNAFQTFGFEMHHRYSDQVKSIMGGDNLPEKGSLKYYVAMVQRDKVFRGRALAGNDAEDLKRLTFSNGNETLLIPSLGSLQYANVSLGTPSLSFLVALDTGSDLFWVPCDCTSCVRSFMTSYGDVINLNIYSSNSSSTSKYVSCNGRQCPYQVLYKDNSSTSGVLVEDVLHLATDNHNPKPVDAKIIFGCGQVQKGSPTGLLGLGMGNISVPSILSIEGQIADSFSMCFGSDGVGRISFGDKGSLDQEETPFILRQRQQIYYEVSVNQLSVGKNLSDLLGFSAIFDSGTSFTHLNDPAYTAICESFDSQAQAQQKRHSSDPGIPFEYCYDVSSNSTEFSVDVSLIMKGGSQFNVYDPLVRIIEGTTIIAYCLAVVRSPDVNIIGHSFMTGHHIVFDREKMVLGWKESNCYEIVDPSTQPRFPQIPKESPPTINVQPRFVYGGPPRNGVNSRAPQLLVGKLQSLCLVASSLFVISLILQIV, from the exons ATGGCTTCTTCTTGTTCATTTTCTCGTAAATATCTAATAACTTTATTATTAGTGTTATCGATGTATATTCAGGAATTAAGGAACTGTAATGCATTCCAAACTTTCGGTTTCGAAATGCACCACAGATATTCTGATCAAGTTAAAAGTATTATGGGTGGTGATAATTTACCGGAAAAAGGTAGTCTCAAATACTATGTAGCTATGGTTCAGCGTGACAAAGTTTTCCGTGGTCGTGCACTTGCTGgaaatgatgctgaagatttgaagCGGCTCACCTTTTCTAATGGCAACGAGACTCTTCTTATTCCTTCACTTGGATC TTTGCAGTATGCTAATGTTTCGTTGGGGACACCAAGTTTATCGTTCTTGGTTGCGCTTGATACAGGAAGCGACTTGTTCTGGGTGCCATGTGACTGTACTAGCTGCGTTCGGAGCTTTATGACAAGTTATGGAGAT GTAATAAATCTTAACATTTACAGTAGCAACTCGTCATCAACGAGTAAGTATGTTTCATGCAACGGTAGGCAATGCCCGTACCAGGTTTTATATAAAGATAATTCTTCTACATCCGGAGTTCTGGTGGAGGATGTCTTGCATTTGGCAACAGACAATCATAATCCAAAGCCCGTCGATGCGAAGATAATATTTGG TTGTGGTCAGGTTCAGAAAGGTTCTCCCACTGGGTTACTTGGGCTCGGTATGGGAAACATATCCGTTCCTAGCATTTTGTCTATCGAAGGCCAAATAGCAGATTCTTTTTCCATGTGTTTTGGATCTGATGGGGTTGGAAGAATTAGCTTTGGGGACAAAGGAAGCTTAGACCAAGAAGAAACTCCATTCATTCTCAGGCAGCGGCA GCAAATATATTATGAAGTTAGTGTGAATCAATTAAGTGTGGGGAAAAATCTAAGTGACCTGTTGGGTTTCAGTGCAATTTTTGACTCCGGTACCTCATTTACACACTTAAATGATCCAGCATACACTGCTATATGTGAAAGT TTTGATTCACAAGCACAAGCTCAACAAAAACGGCATTCTTCTGATCCCGGGATTCCATTTGAATATTGCTACGATGTTAG TTCAAATTCAACTGAATTTTCTGTAGACGTGAGTTTGATCATGAAAGGTGGGAGCCAGTTCAACGTTTATGATCCATTAGTTCGAATCATCGAAGGG ACCACCATTATCGCATATTGCTTGGCTGTTGTCAGGAGTCCAGATGTTAACATAATTGGCC ATAGTTTTATGACTGGTCACCATATTGTCTTCGATCGGGAGAAAATGGTGTTGGGCTGGAAGGAATCGAACT GTTATGAAATTGTTGATCCAAGTACTCAGCCAAGATTTCCTCAAATACCCAAAGAGTCGCCACCAACAATAAATGTTCAACCACGTTTCGTATACGGCGGACCTCCTAGGAATGGTGTAAATTCTAGGGCCCCACAGTTACTGGTCGGCAAACTACAAAGTTTATGCCTCGTTGCCTCGTCACTCTTCGTGATATCTCTCATTTTACAAAttgtttga
- the LOC113308440 gene encoding aspartyl protease family protein 1-like isoform X2 encodes MATRLFLFLHLDRSDLFWVPCDCTSCVRSFMTSYGDVINLNIYSSNSSSTSKYVSCNGRQCPYQVLYKDNSSTSGVLVEDVLHLATDNHNPKPVDAKIIFGCGQVQKGSPTGLLGLGMGNISVPSILSIEGQIADSFSMCFGSDGVGRISFGDKGSLDQEETPFILRQRQQIYYEVSVNQLSVGKNLSDLLGFSAIFDSGTSFTHLNDPAYTAICESFDSQAQAQQKRHSSDPGIPFEYCYDVSSNSTEFSVDVSLIMKGGSQFNVYDPLVRIIEGTTIIAYCLAVVRSPDVNIIGHSFMTGHHIVFDREKMVLGWKESNCYEIVDPSTQPRFPQIPKESPPTINVQPRFVYGGPPRNGVNSRAPQLLVGKLQSLCLVASSLFVISLILQIV; translated from the exons ATGGCAACGAGACTCTTCTTATTCCTTCACTTGGATC GAAGCGACTTGTTCTGGGTGCCATGTGACTGTACTAGCTGCGTTCGGAGCTTTATGACAAGTTATGGAGAT GTAATAAATCTTAACATTTACAGTAGCAACTCGTCATCAACGAGTAAGTATGTTTCATGCAACGGTAGGCAATGCCCGTACCAGGTTTTATATAAAGATAATTCTTCTACATCCGGAGTTCTGGTGGAGGATGTCTTGCATTTGGCAACAGACAATCATAATCCAAAGCCCGTCGATGCGAAGATAATATTTGG TTGTGGTCAGGTTCAGAAAGGTTCTCCCACTGGGTTACTTGGGCTCGGTATGGGAAACATATCCGTTCCTAGCATTTTGTCTATCGAAGGCCAAATAGCAGATTCTTTTTCCATGTGTTTTGGATCTGATGGGGTTGGAAGAATTAGCTTTGGGGACAAAGGAAGCTTAGACCAAGAAGAAACTCCATTCATTCTCAGGCAGCGGCA GCAAATATATTATGAAGTTAGTGTGAATCAATTAAGTGTGGGGAAAAATCTAAGTGACCTGTTGGGTTTCAGTGCAATTTTTGACTCCGGTACCTCATTTACACACTTAAATGATCCAGCATACACTGCTATATGTGAAAGT TTTGATTCACAAGCACAAGCTCAACAAAAACGGCATTCTTCTGATCCCGGGATTCCATTTGAATATTGCTACGATGTTAG TTCAAATTCAACTGAATTTTCTGTAGACGTGAGTTTGATCATGAAAGGTGGGAGCCAGTTCAACGTTTATGATCCATTAGTTCGAATCATCGAAGGG ACCACCATTATCGCATATTGCTTGGCTGTTGTCAGGAGTCCAGATGTTAACATAATTGGCC ATAGTTTTATGACTGGTCACCATATTGTCTTCGATCGGGAGAAAATGGTGTTGGGCTGGAAGGAATCGAACT GTTATGAAATTGTTGATCCAAGTACTCAGCCAAGATTTCCTCAAATACCCAAAGAGTCGCCACCAACAATAAATGTTCAACCACGTTTCGTATACGGCGGACCTCCTAGGAATGGTGTAAATTCTAGGGCCCCACAGTTACTGGTCGGCAAACTACAAAGTTTATGCCTCGTTGCCTCGTCACTCTTCGTGATATCTCTCATTTTACAAAttgtttga
- the LOC113308174 gene encoding aspartyl protease family protein 1-like, whose amino-acid sequence MASSSCYCSSNYLFTLFLVFSIMCFQNAKNCNAIKTIDFEIHHRFSDQVKAIMGADNLPEIGSPEYHAAMVHRDKVFHGRALSENDDDSKLLTLSHGADASYIDSLGPLHYVNISLGTPSLSFFVALDTGTKLLWVPCIHNDMKREEISLNTYSVSSSSTSKAVTCNSSLCELQSGCSKSSSECSYKVEYNAHISSFGVLVEDVLRLKTDNHNPKDIDARITFGCGQVQTGFYWDGMARNGLFGLGIGSTSVPSILSRKSLVADSFSMCFGNDRVGRISFGDKGSSDQQQTSLNSMQQSPWYNITVTQLNVGGSLTDELDVTAIFYSGAEYTLLYDPAYTALCDSFDSQIDKRHSAGPMLGFEYCYHINTATPNVTFIMKGGSKFNVYYPLVEILNTDKTVTAYCLGVMKSSGGNFIGNNFMIGHNIVFNREKMVLGWKASNCTDRIVDSRNDIFPPFPAVSPASPPTINVQPPSVNDGAASPPIINVQPPSVNDGAASPPTPTTNVQPPSINGGTPRNGSNSNNAPQLSVGKPRNLYLIASSLLVLFLPILKIV is encoded by the exons atggcttcttcttcttgctATTGTAGTTCTAACTATCTATTTACTCTATTCTTAGTGTTCTCAATTATGTGTTTCCAGAATGCAAAGAACTGTAATGCAATCAAAACCATTGATTTTGAAATACACCACAGATTTTCTGATCAAGTTAAAGCTATTATGGGTGCTGATAATTTACCGGAAATAGGTAGTCCTGAGTACCATGCAGCTATGGTTCATAGGGACAAAGTTTTCCATGGTCGCGCTCTTTCCGAAAACGATGATGATTCTAAGTTGCTCACCTTGTCTCATGGCGCCGACGCTTCTTATATTGATTCACTCGGACC TTTACACTATGTTAATATTTCGTTGGGGACACCGAGTTTGTCGTTCTTTGTCGCGCTTGATACAGGAACCAAACTGCTGTGGGTACCATGTATTCACAACGATATGAAAAGAGAG GAAATAAGTCTCAACACATACAGCGTGAGCTCTTCATCGACGAGCAAAGCTGTGACGTGCAACAGTAGTTTATGTGAACTCCAAAGTGGATGCTCCAAGTCTTCAAGTGAATGCTCTTATAAAGTTGAATATAATGCTCATATTTCTTCTTTCGGAGTTTTGGTAGAGGATGTTTTGCGTTTGAAAACAGATAATCATAATCCAAAAGACATTGATGCAAGGATAACATTCGG CTGTGGTCAGGTTCAGACTGGTTTTTATTGGGACGGTATGGCTCGCAATGGGTTATTCGGGCTTGGTATTGGGAGCACATCTGTTCCTAGCATTTTGTCAAGGAAAAGCCTAGTAGCAGATTCGTTTTCCATGTGTTTTGGAAATGACAGGGTTGGAAGAATTAGCTTTGGGGACAAAGGCAGCTCGGACCAACAACAAACTTCATTAAATTCCATGCAGCAAAG CCCATGGTATAACATTACTGTAACTCAATTAAATGTGGGGGGAAGTCTAACTGACGAGCTCGATGTTACTGCAATATTTTACTCTGGTGCCGAATATACACTCTTATACGATCCAGCATACACGGCTCTATGTGATAGC TTCGACTCGCAGATAGATAAACGACATTCTGCTGGTCCGATGCTCGGTTTTGAATACTGTTACCATATTAA CACGGCTACACCAAATGTGACTTTCATCATGAAGGGTGGGAGCAAATTCAATGTTTATTACCCATTGGTTGAGATACTAAACACTGATAAG ACTGTTACCGCATATTGCTTGGGTGTTATGAAGTCTTCAGGAGGGAATTTCATTGGCA ATAATTTTATGATCGGTCACAATATTGTTTTCAATAGGGAGAAAATGGTCTTGGGCTGGAAGGCGTCTAACT GTACTGATAGAATTGTCGATTCAAGGAATGATATATTTCCTCCATTTCCAGCAGTGTCACCGGCGTCACCCCCGACAATAAATGTTCAGCCGCCTTCCGTAAATGACGGAGCAGCGTCACCCCCAATAATTAATGTCCAGCCACCTTCTGTAAATGACGGCGCAGCCTCACCCCCAACCCCGACAACAAATGTTCAACCACCTTCGATTAACGGCGGAACTCCTAGGAATGGTTCGAATTCTAATAACGCTCCGCAGCTTTCTGTCGGAAAACCAAGAAATCTATACCTGATAGCCTCATCACTTCTCGTGCTATTTCTTCCCATTTTAAAAATCGTATGA